GAGCCCCTTGTACGGGATGGTAAAGGACAAATTCGGGGTTAATTTCAATGTAAATGTCCCAGGAGAGCAGCCGCAATAGTAACAAACAGACTTCCGCTTCACCAACAAACAAAGCCTCCTGTCCGCGAATGGACAGGAGGCTTAATAAGTGGGATAAAAATAATTAGGCAATATACTCTTCTTTTGCAATATTATTGTCTTCTTTTTTAATATAATATCTTCCTTTTGTAGAAATCGCAAAAATAATCGTTAAAATTGATGCAAGGATAGCTGCAAAAAATGCTGCAGTACTTTGTAAGAATGTTCCCATATATCCTAGAGCGGCAACCGTGCCAAGACAACTTGCGATTAGTAGTGAGCCAACACCTACAGGATTCCATTTAAACAAATTCTGTTGTCTGGATTCATAATATCCAGGACCAATCTTTAAGATTTTCTTAACAAAAACAGCATCTGTACCAAGAATAGCTGCCCAGGATAATAGGAAAACTCCTTGGAAAGTCAAAACGGTTTCAAGGTGATTCACAATGTCCCCAAGCATTAAGACAATGGCCGATACCCCCGTAACAACTACCCAAAAGCGTCTACCTGGTTTAAATTTAAAAACATTTTCGAAAAAATTGGATAGTGACAGTGAACCACTATAGATATTTGTCACATTTATTCTTATTTGAGTGATCATGGTAAATAAAGCTCCCCATCCACCAAGGAGTAGAACGATATAGATTCCAGGATTTGGTTCCCCGAGACGAACACCGAACCAAATTCCAAGACCCCCCATAACGCCAAAACAAAAGATCTGCGGAATAAATCCGATTGCAAATATTCCAATTTTCATATCCTTCGGTTTCAGGAAACGAGCATAATCAGAAGCGAGTAGTGGTGTTAATCCCATAATTCCGTGCTGCATGCCAATACAAAGTAAAAGGGCAGTTCCTCCAACCTGAACATTTTCTGGCAAATACGACCAAAAGCTTCCATCATAAACGGACGGTGTGGTTGCAGCCACAACAATGGCTGCGATTAGAAAAATGCCAAAGAGAGGCAAGGACCATTTTTGTAATTTATCCAATTGCTTGATTCCAAACCAATTTAATGGAATGACGATGATACCAAAGAAAAGAATTAAACC
This Neobacillus sp. YX16 DNA region includes the following protein-coding sequences:
- a CDS encoding cytosine permease; this translates as MLRSDTSTVQNRNKELSDDYSLDRVPLNKRNMGWLSITNITFGIATAIFYFQMGSVMALQFGAINAIISAVYAIIVAGILGTFIAYLSAKSGMNVNLLSRGGGFGYIGASLTSVIYATNFIMYCALEGLILVAAVHEFFPLIPKWGLILFFGIIVIPLNWFGIKQLDKLQKWSLPLFGIFLIAAIVVAATTPSVYDGSFWSYLPENVQVGGTALLLCIGMQHGIMGLTPLLASDYARFLKPKDMKIGIFAIGFIPQIFCFGVMGGLGIWFGVRLGEPNPGIYIVLLLGGWGALFTMITQIRINVTNIYSGSLSLSNFFENVFKFKPGRRFWVVVTGVSAIVLMLGDIVNHLETVLTFQGVFLLSWAAILGTDAVFVKKILKIGPGYYESRQQNLFKWNPVGVGSLLIASCLGTVAALGYMGTFLQSTAAFFAAILASILTIIFAISTKGRYYIKKEDNNIAKEEYIA